The following are encoded together in the Salmonella enterica subsp. enterica serovar Choleraesuis genome:
- a CDS encoding aspartate ammonia-lyase, with product MLNNIRIEEDLLGTREVPADAYYGVHTLRAIENFYISNSKISDIPEFVRGMVMVKKAAALANKELQTIPRHVADTIIAACDEVLNNGKCMDQFPVDVYQGGAGTSVNMNTNEVLANIGLELMGHQKGEYQYLNPNDHVNKCQSTNDAYPTGFRIAVYACIVKLVDAINQLGEGFERKAVEFENILKMGRTQLQDAVPMTLGQEFHAFNVLLKEETKNLLRTAELLLEVNLGATAIGTRLNTPDGYQQLAVQKLAEVSSLPCVPAEDLIEATSDCGAYVMVHSSLKRLAVKMSKICNDLRLLSSGPRAGLNEINLPELQAGSSIMPAKVNPVVPEVVNQVCFKVIGNDTTVTMASEAGQLQLNVMEPVIGQAIFESIHILTNACYNLLEKCINGITANKEVCESYVYNSIGIVTYLNPFIGHHNGDIVGKICAETGKSVREVVLERGLLTEAELDDIFSVNNLMHPAYKAKRYTDESEQ from the coding sequence ATGTTAAATAACATTCGTATCGAAGAAGATTTATTGGGTACCAGGGAAGTTCCCGCGGATGCGTATTACGGCGTCCATACTCTGCGAGCGATTGAAAACTTCTATATCAGTAACAGCAAAATCAGCGACATTCCTGAGTTTGTTCGCGGCATGGTCATGGTCAAAAAGGCCGCCGCGCTGGCTAATAAAGAGCTGCAAACCATACCGCGCCACGTCGCCGATACCATCATCGCTGCCTGCGATGAGGTGCTAAATAACGGTAAGTGCATGGATCAGTTCCCGGTTGACGTCTATCAGGGCGGCGCCGGTACCTCGGTCAACATGAACACCAACGAAGTGCTGGCAAACATTGGTCTGGAGCTGATGGGGCACCAGAAAGGGGAATATCAGTACCTGAACCCTAACGACCACGTAAATAAATGCCAGTCTACCAACGACGCCTATCCGACCGGCTTCCGTATCGCGGTATACGCCTGCATCGTAAAACTGGTAGATGCGATTAATCAGCTTGGCGAAGGCTTTGAGCGTAAAGCCGTTGAGTTTGAAAACATCCTGAAAATGGGTCGTACTCAGTTGCAGGATGCGGTGCCGATGACCCTGGGTCAGGAGTTCCATGCGTTCAACGTACTGTTGAAAGAAGAGACCAAAAACCTGCTGCGCACCGCTGAGCTGCTGCTGGAAGTTAACCTGGGTGCGACCGCTATCGGTACTCGCCTGAACACGCCAGACGGCTATCAGCAGCTGGCGGTTCAGAAGCTGGCGGAAGTCAGCAGCCTGCCTTGCGTTCCGGCTGAAGACCTTATCGAAGCGACCTCCGACTGCGGCGCTTACGTAATGGTTCACAGCTCCCTGAAGCGCCTGGCCGTTAAAATGTCCAAAATCTGTAACGACCTGCGCCTGCTCTCTTCCGGTCCGCGCGCTGGCCTGAACGAAATCAACCTGCCGGAACTGCAGGCCGGTTCTTCTATCATGCCAGCCAAAGTAAACCCGGTAGTACCAGAAGTGGTAAACCAGGTCTGCTTCAAAGTTATCGGCAACGATACTACCGTAACCATGGCATCCGAAGCGGGTCAGCTGCAGCTTAACGTGATGGAGCCGGTTATCGGCCAGGCGATATTTGAGTCTATCCATATCCTGACTAACGCCTGCTACAACCTGCTGGAAAAATGCATTAACGGTATTACCGCTAACAAAGAAGTGTGCGAAAGCTACGTCTATAACTCTATCGGTATCGTTACCTACCTCAACCCGTTCATCGGCCACCATAACGGCGATATCGTCGGGAAGATTTGTGCCGAAACCGGTAAGAGCGTGCGTGAAGTTGTGCTGGAGCGCGGTCTGCTGACCGAAGCCGAGCTGGACGATATCTTCTCGGTTAATAACCTGATGCACCCGGCCTACAAAGCCAAACGCTATACCGATGAAAGCGAACAGTAA
- the dcuA gene encoding anaerobic C4-dicarboxylate transporter — MIVIELIIVLVAIFLGARLGGIGIGYAGGLGVLVLAAIGVKPGHIPFDVISIIMAVIAAISAMQVAGGLDYLVNQTEKLLRKNPKYITILAPIVTYFLTIFAGTGNISLATLPVIAEVAKEQGIKPCRPLSTAVVSAQIAITASPISAAVVYMSSVMEGHGISYIHLLSVVIPSTLLAVLVMSFLISMLFNSKLSDDPVYLKRLSEGLIELRGDKQIEIKPGAKSSVWLFLLGVLCVVAYAIINSPSLGLVATPLMNTTNAILIIMLSVATLTTVLCKVETDSILNSSTFKAGMSACICILGVAWLGDTFVSANIDWIKDTAGEVIQGHPWLLAVIFFFASALLYSQAATAKALMPMALALNVSPLTAVASFAAVSGLFILPTYPTLVAAVQMDDTGTTRIGKFVFNHPFFIPGTIGVILSVCFGFLFGSVLL, encoded by the coding sequence ATGATAGTCATCGAACTTATCATAGTGTTAGTGGCGATATTTTTGGGCGCCAGACTCGGAGGGATCGGCATCGGTTATGCCGGCGGGTTAGGGGTGTTGGTATTAGCCGCCATTGGCGTTAAACCCGGCCACATCCCGTTTGACGTTATCTCAATCATCATGGCGGTTATCGCCGCTATCTCTGCAATGCAGGTAGCCGGTGGCCTGGATTACCTGGTTAACCAAACTGAAAAACTGCTGCGTAAAAACCCAAAATACATCACCATCCTCGCACCAATCGTTACCTATTTTCTGACTATCTTTGCCGGTACCGGCAATATCTCGCTGGCGACGCTGCCGGTTATCGCGGAAGTTGCTAAAGAACAGGGCATTAAGCCTTGCCGTCCGCTATCTACCGCCGTTGTTTCCGCGCAGATTGCCATTACCGCCTCCCCTATCTCCGCAGCCGTGGTTTACATGTCTTCGGTGATGGAAGGACACGGTATCAGCTACATTCACCTGCTGTCGGTGGTTATCCCATCCACCCTGCTGGCAGTGCTGGTTATGTCGTTCCTGATTTCGATGCTGTTCAACTCTAAACTGTCGGACGACCCGGTATACCTCAAGCGTCTGTCCGAAGGGCTGATTGAGCTGCGCGGTGATAAGCAGATTGAAATCAAACCAGGCGCGAAAAGCTCCGTATGGCTGTTCCTGCTGGGCGTTCTGTGCGTAGTGGCTTATGCCATTATCAACAGCCCAAGCCTGGGCCTGGTGGCAACTCCGCTGATGAACACCACCAACGCCATCCTTATCATCATGCTGAGCGTGGCGACCCTGACCACCGTTCTGTGCAAAGTTGAAACTGACTCCATCCTGAACTCCAGCACCTTTAAAGCCGGTATGAGCGCCTGTATCTGTATCCTGGGCGTGGCGTGGCTGGGCGACACCTTCGTATCTGCCAACATTGACTGGATTAAAGATACCGCAGGTGAAGTGATTCAGGGCCATCCGTGGCTGCTGGCTGTCATCTTCTTCTTTGCTTCGGCGCTGCTGTACTCTCAGGCTGCGACTGCGAAAGCGCTGATGCCAATGGCGCTGGCGCTTAACGTGTCTCCACTGACCGCGGTAGCCTCTTTCGCAGCCGTTTCCGGCCTGTTCATTCTGCCAACCTACCCAACTCTGGTAGCGGCAGTGCAGATGGATGACACCGGTACTACCCGTATCGGTAAGTTCGTATTTAACCATCCGTTCTTTATCCCAGGCACCATCGGCGTCATTCTTTCCGTATGCTTTGGCTTCCTGTTCGGTAGCGTTCTGCTGTAG
- the cutA gene encoding divalent-cation tolerance protein CutA → MTTPDAVIVLCTAPDEATAQELATAVLADKLAACVTMQPGASSMYYWQGKLEQEYEVQMLLKTDKAHQEMLLAALKAAHPYETPELLVVPVLYGDSEYLSWLYASLR, encoded by the coding sequence ATGACTACTCCCGATGCCGTTATTGTTCTCTGTACCGCCCCGGACGAAGCTACGGCGCAAGAGCTGGCCACAGCCGTACTGGCCGACAAACTTGCCGCCTGCGTCACTATGCAACCCGGCGCCAGCTCGATGTACTACTGGCAGGGAAAGCTGGAACAGGAATACGAAGTCCAGATGCTGCTAAAAACCGACAAGGCTCACCAGGAGATGTTGCTGGCCGCGCTTAAGGCTGCCCATCCCTATGAAACTCCCGAGCTGCTGGTCGTTCCGGTACTCTATGGAGATAGTGAATATTTATCATGGCTTTACGCTTCATTGCGCTGA
- the dipZ gene encoding thiol:disulfide interchange protein DsbD produces the protein MALRFIALIALFFASFTQAGLFDNQTSSQFVPVDRAFAFDFHQQNDKLTLSWEVKPGYYLYRQQIKLAPKNAALASWTLPPGEPHEDEFFGKSEIYPQSLKLALTLTRTAPDASVEVTYQGCAAAGFCYPPETRTVPLSAISAAAGAPVDSGSEPEATNTGAQKAQPAGSSSQISTAPAPGDNGSARLPFSMWWALLIGIGVAFTPCVLPMYPLISGIVLGGKQRLSTARALLLAFIYVQGMALTYTALGLVVAAAGLQFQAALQQPWVLITLAAVFTLLALAMFGVFTLQLPSALQTRLTLSSNRHQGGTVGGVFAMGAIAGLICSPCTTAPLSAILLYIAQSGNMAQGAVTLYLYALGMGLPLIGVTVFGQRLLPKSGPWMESVKTAFGFIILALPVFLLERVLGEPWGLRMWSALGIAFFSWAFITTLRAKGRLVKIAQILMLGAAVICARPLQDWAFGTIDPHSQLSTLAFTRINSVDSLNQQLAAARGKPVMIDLFAEWCVACKEFEKYTFNDPAVRQTLKDVVLLQADVTRNSPQDVALLKHLQVLGLPTILFYDRDGNPLPAAKVTGFMKPEAFNTHLHNHLR, from the coding sequence ATGGCTTTACGCTTCATTGCGCTGATTGCGCTGTTCTTTGCTTCATTTACCCAGGCAGGCCTGTTCGATAACCAAACCTCCAGCCAGTTTGTGCCGGTGGATCGGGCCTTTGCCTTTGATTTTCATCAGCAAAACGACAAATTAACCCTCAGCTGGGAGGTTAAGCCCGGCTACTACCTTTATCGTCAGCAGATAAAACTCGCCCCTAAAAACGCCGCGCTTGCCTCCTGGACACTACCGCCCGGCGAGCCGCATGAAGATGAGTTTTTTGGTAAGAGTGAGATCTATCCTCAGAGCCTGAAGCTCGCGCTGACGCTGACCCGAACCGCTCCTGATGCCAGCGTGGAGGTGACTTATCAAGGCTGCGCGGCGGCCGGATTCTGTTACCCGCCGGAAACTCGCACCGTGCCGCTTTCGGCTATCAGCGCTGCCGCTGGCGCACCGGTTGATTCAGGCTCTGAGCCTGAAGCTACGAATACCGGCGCGCAGAAAGCACAGCCCGCAGGCTCCAGCTCCCAAATAAGTACTGCCCCAGCTCCAGGTGACAACGGCTCCGCCCGGCTGCCGTTTTCTATGTGGTGGGCGCTGCTTATCGGCATCGGCGTCGCCTTTACCCCTTGCGTGCTGCCGATGTATCCGCTGATTTCCGGTATTGTTTTGGGCGGTAAACAACGGCTGTCTACCGCCCGGGCGCTACTGCTGGCCTTTATCTATGTGCAGGGCATGGCACTCACTTATACCGCTTTGGGTCTGGTGGTTGCCGCCGCCGGATTGCAGTTTCAGGCAGCGCTGCAGCAGCCATGGGTATTGATAACTCTGGCAGCCGTGTTTACCCTGCTGGCGCTGGCGATGTTTGGCGTCTTCACCCTGCAATTGCCTTCGGCACTGCAAACCCGGCTCACCCTGTCCAGTAACCGCCATCAGGGCGGTACCGTTGGCGGAGTGTTTGCCATGGGTGCAATTGCCGGACTTATCTGCTCTCCGTGCACCACCGCACCGCTTAGCGCCATCCTTCTGTATATCGCCCAAAGCGGAAATATGGCTCAGGGCGCAGTTACTCTCTACCTGTATGCGCTGGGAATGGGGTTGCCGCTGATTGGGGTTACGGTGTTCGGCCAGCGTCTGCTGCCAAAAAGCGGGCCGTGGATGGAGAGCGTCAAAACCGCCTTCGGTTTTATCATTCTCGCACTGCCAGTATTCCTGCTAGAACGCGTGCTGGGTGAACCCTGGGGGCTGCGGATGTGGAGCGCGCTCGGCATAGCATTCTTCAGTTGGGCATTCATTACCACTCTGCGGGCAAAGGGCCGCTTAGTGAAGATCGCGCAGATCCTGATGCTGGGAGCGGCTGTTATTTGTGCCAGGCCGCTGCAAGATTGGGCATTCGGCACCATTGATCCTCACTCGCAGCTGAGCACGCTGGCTTTTACCCGGATCAACAGCGTAGACTCTTTAAATCAACAGCTGGCGGCGGCCCGGGGCAAGCCGGTAATGATCGATCTTTTTGCCGAATGGTGCGTTGCCTGTAAAGAGTTCGAAAAATATACCTTTAACGATCCTGCCGTGCGGCAAACGCTCAAAGACGTAGTGCTGTTACAGGCCGATGTAACCCGTAACTCACCGCAGGATGTAGCGCTGCTGAAGCATTTACAGGTGCTGGGTCTGCCGACCATTCTGTTTTATGACCGCGACGGTAATCCTCTGCCAGCGGCTAAAGTGACCGGTTTTATGAAGCCGGAGGCATTCAATACGCATTTGCACAATCATCTGCGGTAA
- a CDS encoding transcriptional regulator, giving the protein MQREEVLEHALEILELNGLANATPAMVASHAGMELTDLQRFWPDHEALLYDALRYHSEQIESLRRQLFHDKSRSPQQKILARYETLGGCVDKKRYPGCLFIAACGFYPDRDHPIHQLAERQKRAAWEFTHELLTQLGVDDPAMVAAQLELVLEGCLSRLLVKHNRADVETASRLAEDILRIAQCRAGGAFG; this is encoded by the coding sequence GTGCAACGAGAAGAAGTGCTGGAGCATGCACTTGAAATTCTGGAGCTCAATGGCCTCGCGAACGCCACCCCTGCGATGGTGGCCAGCCATGCTGGTATGGAGCTTACCGATTTACAACGCTTTTGGCCCGACCACGAAGCGCTGTTATATGACGCCCTGCGCTATCACAGCGAGCAAATTGAAAGCCTGCGCCGTCAATTGTTTCATGACAAGAGCCGCAGCCCGCAGCAAAAGATCCTGGCGCGCTATGAAACGCTGGGTGGATGCGTAGATAAAAAACGTTATCCCGGCTGCCTGTTTATTGCCGCCTGTGGTTTCTACCCGGATCGCGATCATCCGATTCATCAGCTTGCCGAACGGCAGAAACGCGCCGCCTGGGAATTTACCCACGAGCTGCTGACACAATTGGGCGTTGACGATCCCGCGATGGTTGCCGCGCAGCTGGAACTGGTGCTCGAGGGTTGCCTCAGCCGTCTGCTGGTTAAACATAACCGGGCAGATGTCGAAACTGCCAGCCGACTGGCTGAGGATATCCTGCGCATCGCTCAGTGCCGGGCCGGTGGTGCCTTCGGCTAA
- a CDS encoding glycosyl transferase, giving the protein MINAVLMNDADALRLARAAEALVAEPLPGPYPEWVLFISAGNPDSRAEVSCGRGDSFANAWQAALAGLTLSHPRWLRVDVVERVEALRWGKLREKFSRTKRSYFRFGLSFDPGFEHALLEQELAANAILYHSQIPVVAANHQNLERYAAQRFGAPLQFPEAPETPVWRFTTRGLFYEDGQLYSLCSQGREAGYRELKAWPGEYLPQAIVSASDYLVRQIHDDGRYDYGWFPCFDKPVPAYNALRHASTTYALLESWELTRCPQQFAAIERALDYLTTRLIHSRPLPDGRMADFLVDEGNEVKLGGNAVAILALAKYSELTGDTRYFSQMNRLAHALRFMQDPTSGIFIHVLNFPDLTLKAVERIIYYDGEAAFALMRLYGLTGQQEWLEMVELAFDSFIAREHWRAHDHWLSYCVNELVAYRPQEKYFKFGLDNVRDHLDFVLERVTTYPTLLELMMAAESMLTRLAASEYRHLLIGFDRDKFDRALEHRARYLMNGFFWPELAMFFANPQRIIGSFFIRHHAWRVRIDDVEHYLSGYVAWLKYQRRQQRQPQELMPLSGPQLLFLGEDLREVGNGIEVAMLRRAQLFAEWLKRPATLVLCAWNPDWRKNVEVLRHKGLLPATTAVRHIYDGLLAMRDRGELWPLKSGMPRQLPLPEALHRRQQFSGAYLEREEFIDAYGQLLLCKYYRPQPGGSPRLERIQWRNGRGELRRFDSEESLNSWLLSASLDNRLNWHFIVDKNAPWRQFVMQPAQRPRYSTLSAMIHNTHRLTDGRLKQTYAHLLNAPHTYDRLLVLTEEQRDDLFQEGFPVSRLQVIPHPITSHPQPPKEPGQKVLYMARYSPEKQHELLIRVFAQVVERLPKARLVCHGSGPLRARLAEQVAALNLQSNIAINGYCEELAALHQKCQCAVLCSSQEGFSQFAQESLSFGTPLVTFAIKYGPRDLLGNFEAGILVTPDDEQALAQALITLLSSPERLQSMSLAARHSVKRFAPEAIAGIWQEWWNWAQQEEGRLPPE; this is encoded by the coding sequence ATGATAAACGCCGTGCTGATGAACGATGCTGACGCCCTCCGGCTGGCGCGCGCTGCAGAGGCGCTGGTAGCCGAACCGCTGCCCGGGCCATATCCGGAATGGGTACTGTTTATCAGCGCAGGCAACCCTGATTCCCGGGCAGAGGTGAGCTGTGGTCGCGGCGACTCTTTTGCTAATGCATGGCAGGCGGCGCTGGCCGGGCTGACGCTTTCTCATCCGCGCTGGCTGCGGGTAGATGTTGTCGAGCGAGTGGAGGCGCTGCGTTGGGGGAAGCTGCGGGAAAAGTTTTCTCGCACTAAACGCAGCTATTTTCGTTTCGGCCTTAGTTTCGATCCTGGTTTTGAACATGCCCTGCTGGAGCAGGAGCTGGCTGCTAACGCCATTCTTTATCACAGCCAGATACCGGTTGTGGCGGCGAATCATCAAAATCTGGAGCGTTATGCTGCCCAGCGCTTTGGCGCGCCACTGCAATTTCCAGAGGCTCCCGAAACACCGGTTTGGCGCTTTACCACCCGAGGTCTGTTTTATGAGGATGGCCAGCTCTATTCACTGTGCTCTCAGGGGCGAGAGGCAGGCTATCGCGAGCTGAAAGCGTGGCCTGGCGAGTATTTACCTCAGGCTATCGTTAGCGCCAGCGACTACCTGGTTCGCCAGATTCATGATGATGGTCGCTATGATTACGGCTGGTTTCCCTGTTTTGACAAACCTGTTCCGGCCTATAACGCTTTACGTCATGCCAGCACAACCTATGCCTTGCTGGAGAGCTGGGAGCTGACCCGCTGCCCGCAGCAGTTTGCCGCTATTGAAAGGGCGCTGGATTATCTCACCACCCGGCTTATCCACAGCAGGCCGCTGCCTGATGGCCGGATGGCAGACTTTTTAGTCGATGAAGGCAATGAAGTTAAGCTCGGTGGCAATGCGGTAGCGATTCTGGCGCTGGCTAAATATAGCGAACTGACCGGTGATACCCGTTATTTCAGCCAGATGAACCGGCTGGCCCACGCTCTGCGCTTTATGCAGGATCCCACCAGCGGCATTTTCATTCATGTGCTGAACTTCCCCGATCTGACGCTTAAGGCCGTGGAGCGGATTATCTATTATGACGGTGAAGCGGCGTTCGCTTTGATGCGGCTGTATGGGCTGACCGGCCAGCAAGAGTGGCTGGAGATGGTGGAGCTGGCGTTCGACAGTTTTATCGCCCGCGAACACTGGCGGGCGCATGACCACTGGCTGAGTTACTGCGTGAATGAACTGGTCGCTTATCGCCCGCAGGAAAAATACTTTAAGTTCGGCCTGGATAACGTCCGCGATCATCTCGATTTTGTGCTAGAGCGTGTAACGACCTATCCGACGTTGCTGGAGCTGATGATGGCGGCGGAAAGTATGCTGACACGCCTGGCTGCCTCCGAATATCGTCATCTGTTAATCGGGTTCGATCGCGACAAATTCGATCGAGCGCTGGAGCATCGTGCCCGTTACCTGATGAACGGATTTTTCTGGCCGGAGCTGGCGATGTTCTTCGCTAATCCGCAACGCATTATTGGCAGTTTTTTTATCCGCCATCATGCCTGGCGAGTGCGCATAGATGACGTTGAACACTATCTTTCTGGCTATGTGGCATGGCTTAAATACCAGCGCCGCCAGCAGCGCCAGCCCCAGGAGTTAATGCCGCTCAGCGGGCCACAGCTGTTATTCCTGGGCGAAGATTTGCGTGAAGTTGGCAACGGTATTGAAGTGGCCATGCTGCGCCGGGCGCAGCTGTTTGCCGAATGGCTAAAACGACCGGCAACCCTGGTTTTATGCGCCTGGAATCCTGACTGGCGGAAGAATGTTGAGGTGCTGCGCCATAAAGGACTGTTGCCGGCCACAACGGCAGTTCGTCATATTTATGATGGGTTGCTGGCCATGAGAGACAGAGGGGAGCTGTGGCCGCTCAAAAGTGGAATGCCGCGCCAGCTTCCGTTACCCGAGGCCTTGCACCGCCGCCAGCAATTCTCCGGAGCGTATCTGGAGCGTGAAGAGTTTATCGATGCTTACGGACAGTTACTGCTATGCAAATATTATCGCCCACAGCCAGGCGGTAGTCCTCGTCTGGAACGCATTCAGTGGCGTAACGGACGCGGTGAGCTTCGGCGCTTTGATAGCGAAGAGAGCCTCAATAGCTGGCTGCTTAGTGCCAGCCTTGATAACCGATTGAACTGGCACTTTATCGTTGATAAAAACGCGCCCTGGCGACAGTTTGTGATGCAGCCTGCGCAGCGTCCACGATATTCGACCCTGAGCGCGATGATCCACAATACCCACCGGCTGACCGATGGGCGATTGAAGCAGACCTATGCGCACTTGCTTAACGCGCCGCACACTTATGACAGGCTGCTGGTGCTTACGGAAGAGCAGCGCGACGATCTCTTTCAGGAAGGCTTTCCCGTTTCCCGATTACAGGTGATCCCACATCCGATAACCTCACATCCTCAGCCGCCAAAAGAACCGGGGCAAAAGGTGCTGTATATGGCGCGTTACTCGCCGGAAAAGCAGCATGAGTTATTAATTCGGGTATTTGCTCAGGTCGTTGAGCGCCTGCCAAAGGCTCGTCTGGTGTGTCATGGCAGCGGGCCGCTGCGCGCACGGCTGGCGGAGCAGGTGGCGGCGCTTAACCTGCAAAGTAATATCGCCATTAACGGTTATTGTGAGGAGCTGGCCGCCCTGCATCAGAAGTGCCAGTGTGCGGTGCTCTGCTCCAGCCAGGAGGGATTCTCTCAGTTTGCCCAGGAGTCGCTAAGCTTTGGCACGCCGCTGGTGACTTTTGCCATTAAGTACGGCCCGCGAGATCTGCTGGGTAATTTTGAGGCCGGGATTCTGGTGACGCCAGACGATGAGCAGGCGCTGGCTCAGGCATTAATAACGTTGCTGAGCTCGCCCGAGCGTTTGCAATCTATGAGCCTGGCAGCGCGGCACAGCGTAAAGCGCTTTGCGCCCGAGGCGATAGCCGGAATATGGCAGGAGTGGTGGAACTGGGCGCAGCAAGAAGAGGGAAGATTGCCGCCGGAATAG
- a CDS encoding secretion protein HlyD: MKDDLPDNTVITTEQAPIPTPPAARPLNWNGDHGENDIDNQSLSRSGRIVTICGLLLLVTWVWAAFGTLDEVSTGTGKVIPSSREQVLQSLDGGILVALNVREGQRVQAGEVVARLDPTRSESNVGESVARYQAALAASARLSAEVNDLPLTFPPELDKSPLLVASETRLYKLRRSQFTDSKARIDDSLKAVDSELAITRRLAATGAASNVEVLRLERQRSDLQLKILDLRSQYLVQAREELAKATAEAASLAEVIKGRSDSLTRMTVRSPVKGIVKNIKVNTLGGVIPPNGELMEIVPLDDHLLIEARLSPRDIAFIHPDQAALVKITAYDYAIYGGLKGVVDSISPDTIQDEAKPEIYYYRVFIRTEHGFLQNKSGKRFNIVPGMIANVDIKTGEKTVLDYLIKPFNKAKEALRER, from the coding sequence ATGAAAGACGACCTGCCTGATAACACCGTAATTACGACCGAACAGGCGCCTATCCCGACACCTCCGGCGGCGCGCCCCCTTAATTGGAACGGCGACCACGGTGAAAACGATATCGATAACCAAAGCCTGTCGCGCTCAGGGCGTATCGTCACCATATGTGGTTTGTTGCTGCTGGTTACCTGGGTTTGGGCGGCCTTTGGCACCCTGGATGAAGTCTCCACCGGCACGGGTAAAGTTATCCCCAGCTCGCGTGAGCAGGTGTTGCAGTCGCTGGACGGCGGAATTCTGGTGGCGCTTAACGTTCGCGAAGGGCAGCGGGTTCAGGCCGGAGAGGTGGTGGCGCGTCTCGATCCTACTCGTTCCGAATCTAACGTAGGTGAGAGCGTGGCGCGCTATCAGGCGGCGCTGGCCGCCAGCGCTCGTCTGTCGGCTGAGGTAAATGATTTGCCGCTGACCTTCCCCCCAGAACTGGATAAATCCCCGTTACTGGTGGCGTCAGAGACCCGGCTCTACAAGTTGCGACGCAGCCAGTTTACCGACTCTAAAGCCCGGATCGATGACTCATTAAAAGCCGTCGATAGCGAGCTGGCGATCACCCGGCGTCTGGCAGCAACCGGTGCGGCCAGTAATGTAGAAGTTCTGCGTCTTGAACGTCAGCGTTCCGATCTGCAACTTAAAATTCTGGATCTACGCTCGCAATATCTGGTTCAGGCCCGTGAAGAGCTGGCGAAAGCAACCGCAGAGGCAGCTTCGCTGGCCGAGGTGATTAAGGGACGATCCGACAGCCTGACCCGCATGACGGTACGATCGCCGGTAAAAGGGATCGTGAAAAATATCAAAGTGAATACCCTGGGTGGCGTTATCCCTCCTAACGGGGAACTCATGGAGATCGTGCCGCTCGACGATCACTTGCTGATCGAAGCGCGCCTGTCGCCGCGTGATATCGCTTTTATCCACCCGGATCAGGCGGCTCTGGTGAAAATCACGGCCTATGACTATGCCATTTACGGTGGGCTGAAAGGCGTGGTTGATAGTATTTCGCCGGATACTATTCAGGATGAGGCTAAGCCGGAGATCTATTACTACCGGGTGTTTATCCGCACCGAGCACGGCTTTCTGCAAAACAAGTCCGGTAAGCGCTTCAATATTGTCCCGGGGATGATTGCTAACGTAGATATCAAAACCGGTGAAAAAACGGTGCTGGACTACCTGATCAAACCGTTCAATAAGGCGAAAGAGGCGTTGAGAGAAAGATGA